In Bernardetia litoralis DSM 6794, the genomic window CCTTCATATAAAGTTCCTTTTGTTGTTCTTGAAGAATAAGGAGTTTGAGCAACTTGGTTTGGTGTTCCATTATCACCTATAAAAATAATAATTGTATTTGCTTTTTCTTCTTCAGAAAGTTCACTTAATAACCTATCAATTTGATAATCCATTGTTTCAATAGCTGCCATATAATATGGAATTGGATTTGAAGAATTAGTATAAGGAGGCAAATTTCCTTGTGAGTGCATTTCTGTTGGAGGCGCATGAAAAGGCGTGTGAGGGGCTGTATAAGCAAGCCACAAAAACCAAGGTTTGTCTTGTTGATTTACCCAATCAATGGCTAAGTTTGTAAATTTTTCTGTGATATATTCTGTTTCTGTTGTAGTTGTTCCATTTTCTGTATAATCCCAATTATAATAACTTTGAGCTGTTCCACTCATCATTCCTGCATAATAATCAATTCCAAAATTTTCAGGATTAAATGTAGTATTCGAACCTGCTAAATGCCATTTTCCAATAACAGCCGTAGCATATTGATTATTTGTTTGGTCATTAATATATTTTTGTAAAACCGTTTCCGAATTTGAAAGTACATCTCCAGCCCATTTTACACCTGTTTGATAGCCGTATTTTCCTGTAATCGTAGCTGCACGAGTAGGCGAACATGTAGGCGCAACCCAAAAATTAGAAAAACTCAATCCTGTATTTTTTATATTGTCAATAGTGGGAGTATTGGGTTTTATTATTCCTTCTGAAAAACCATTTGTGGCATCTTTTCCCATATCATCAGCAATGATAAAGAGAATATTAGGCGTATCTGAAGCAATAATAGTAGTTGTATTTTCTTCTTTTTTACAAGAAAGCAAAATTAAAAAAAGGACAGAAAATAAAAGAAGAGAAGAGAATTTCATAAAAAATAGATTTTAAATAAATAATAATTCTCTTTAGACTAAAAAAAATCTTAGTAGTTTAGTTTGCAAGTAAACAGACAGATTTTATCTTTTAAAATATTTGTTTTTTCACAACCATTCTCTCCTATAAAAACATTTAATTTTCCTAGTTTTAAATCTACTACTGATTTGAAATTTTCTATTTATTTTTCTCTTAAAACTACAAAAGTTCCATCTCTTTTAGAAATGGAACTTCAACTATTCAAATTACTTTTTCTCTATAAATTCCAAAACATAATTGAGTTGTGTATCTTCATTTTTGATAAAATCTTGATAGGATTGAGTTATTTCATAATCTGGCATAATCCCACTTCCAATAGGTTGATTGTCTTTTTTTGGTACATCTTGCTCTAAATTAACAATAGAAAAAAACATTTTTAATTTAGACTTTGAAAGTGTATAATTAAGAGGTATATGTCCATTATGACCATAATAACCTCCTTGCGTTTCTTCTCCCACCACAATAGTATTTTCTTCTGATGCACTCATAGCAGCAAACAAACTTCCAGCAGAAGCTACTCTAGGACTAATCATTAAATAAACTTTTCCTGTAAAAGCATTTTGTTTTGGCATGCGAACTTGATGGTCATCACTGGTAGAATCTTCGTAATATTTACCTTCTTTTTCAAGAGGAAATATTTTTTTTAATTCTTTATTGTAGAGCATTTTAAGTATTGGTTTTTTATAAAAAGCAATTTCTCCTTTTATATGTTTCCAGTATGGAATTTTTCTGAAAGAAATCCACGCTTCTGTATTTTCCATAAAATTCCTAGATGATAAATAAGAATAAGTTACTAAATCATTTGGGTCAGTTCCTCCTCCATTATCTCTAATATCGACAATCAAATTATTTACTTTTTTCTCTTTTAATAATGTAAAGACGCTATCCAAAAATTCAGTATAACGAATATGAATAGGGTCTTGGGCATTTCCACCTATCGCAAACGTGTTTAGAGTAAGTTTGGCAATATCGTTTTCTAACATTTCAAAATAATAAAATTCATTTTTTTCTATGTCAGAATATGAATTTTTATCATAAGATAGAGAATGACGTTTTTTTATAAAGTTTTCTCTGCGTTTCTTATAGCTTACACTTTGAATAGTTTGAGTCAGAATTTCATTTGATGTTTTATAAGCAACTAAAAATTGCTCTTGTTTTCCATAATGAAGACGATAATAATAGCTAAAACTTCCGTTTATGCCAATAGCCTTTCCAGTTTTATTAAATCCGTCAGTTGTATAATATTTATGTAGATTTGGTAAAACCTTTTCTATGGGAGTATTATTTATTGAAAGAATTTCTGCTCCCAAAGGAATTTGTGTAGAATCCATGTTCATCCTTAGTTTTCCTTCAATGAGTTTTACAGGAAAAGGAAAATAACCTGTTTTTTCTGCTTTAACAGAAGCATTTACTTTTTTTGGCAAATTCAAACCATTGTGAAGACTTCCTTCAAAATCTGTTAATTTCCAAATTATATTATAAAAATCTCGGTAAGTAGAGGAATTTTTTATCTCATTTTCTGCCCAATTATAAATGCTATCAATTTCATTTTTACTTCTATATTTATAAAGTCCTGAATTGGCTTTTTCACGAATATCTCTGAATAATTTTAAATCTTTATGCATCTTCTTTTGAGAAAATGAATCGTCGATACTTTTTTGAGCAAAGAGAGAAAAGGATAATAAAAATAAAGCAAAAATAGTGAAGAGTATATTTTTCATTATTCTGGTTGTTTGAATTTGATAACTTATTTACTATTCACAAATTTCGGCAGAACAAATAACTTACACTTGTACAATCTTGACTATTTCAATGTTTTTTTATATTCGTTTGGTGCAATTCCTATAAATCGTTTGAAGGTTTTAGAAAAATGAGCTTGGTCTGCAAAACCAAATTGATAAGCTAAAGCTGTTAGTTCAGAATGATGATTAATTTGCTTTTTTGCTGCAAAGACTTTTTTCATCAAGACATAATTTATAGGTGACATTCCAAATTTGGAACGAAACTGTCTAGCAAAACCAAATTTTTCCATATTCATAAAATACGCCAATCCATCAATAGATAATTTTTCTTCTAAATTATGGTCTATAAATAAGACTATTTTTTCCCACTTAGAGAAATCATTTTTAAATCTGTTTCTATCATCAATATCAGATGACTTTTTTAGTAAATTGAAAAGATTACCTAGATTTTTTTGTATCAAATTTGGGTTATTATTATTTAATGAGTTTTTGACTTCATAAAATAAAGGAATCAATGAAGGTTGAAATAATTGACTATTTTGAAACTTGACATTCTTTTCTTTTAGGCAAAAATTCACTACTTCTTGAGATACATATAAAGTTGTAAAAGATATAGGAGTATCTTTATTCAAAAGTGGATTTGCATGAACTTCATACGGATTAGTTATAGAAATGCTTCCTTTTTCACTATACAAAATAGAATCATTTGTATCAGTAACTTCTATACCTTGTTCGATTAAGGAAATACAAAACGTTTCATGAAAATGTCTTGGAAAATCTTTTTTCTGATTATGAATGGATAATATTTCAAAATTATCTAGGCTATCTATTTTTTTTATACTCATCATTTTGTGTTGTCTTATTCTCTCTTAAAATAAAGTCAAGATTAAATTCTAAAATGATAATTATTTACAAACTAAATCTATTCTTCTCTGCGCTTCTTTATTTCCTAGACTTACTGATTTATAAAAATCATTACAGGCTTGTTCATCTTTATCTAACCTAAGATAAACTATTCCACGTAACTCATAGGTTTGGTCTTTATCTGTTTCCTCAATATCTGCATTAATAATTTTATCAAAATCTTTAATAGCACTTTCATAATCGCCTAAATGTGAATAAATAAAACCTCTTAGTTCTAATGCACTATAATTAGCAGGTTCTTGTTTCAATATTGCTGAGTAACAATAGATTAATTCTTGCTTGTTGCCTAATTTTTTATATATTCTACTCATATTCCAATATATATCTAAGCGTGTGCTGTCCAAATCTACAGCCTTCTTATAGTTTTCTAATGCTGCGCTTTTTTGGTTTTGTTGTGCATAAATAAATCCCTTATGATAATAAGGAGATACTAAGTCTTGACATAACTCAATAGAATTATCAAAATCTCTTAGAGCCTTATCTATTTCTTCTAACTGATAGTAAACTTCCCCTCTCAAGGTATAAGCCAAACATTGATGTTCTGAACCTTCAAGTTGTGAAATAGCAGAATCAAAATCTAGTAATGCTTCTTTGTAGAGTTTGTCTTCACTATATAATCTTCCTCGTCTATTATATGCAAGTGCATTATTTATTGGTCGCTTTTCTATTGAGGCTGTATAATATTTATAAGCACTATCAGTTTCATTTTTCAACCTATAAATATCTCCTATTTGAAAATTAGCTTCTAAGTCTTTAAGATCACTGTCTATCAAACCTTTATACAATTCTATAGCAGTATCATAATTCTTTAAAAAATAGTGAGCTTGTCCTAACATACTTTTAGTGCTGTTGGAAGTATCTCCTAATTCTATCATTTTTTGACAATCTTCTAAACATAATTGCCATTTATCCTGCATAACTCTAGCAGAATGACGAGCCAAATATATTTCTTTAAGTGAGTCTACAGGTAAAGTATCACTACTAGATAAAATTCGATTACAGTATTCCTCAGCTAATTGATAATTTTCATTGTTAATCTCTTCCCAAGCTTTTGTTAGTAAATCCTCCTTCACTTCTTCTTTGCAAGAACAAAAAAGAAACCCTATTATAAAAAGAGACAATAGTATATTTTTCATAGAATAAGTTTGTTTTTCTCTTAAAACTATAAAAGTTCCATCTCTTTTAGAAATGGAACTTTTGATTTTATTTGTAGTGTATGCTACATTGGTTATTTTTTGGACACTTTCATACTCAAATTTACTTTTGTTTCTTCAGTTTCTAATTCTACTGAATTATTTACTTTATCCAAAATATCCATTTCTAAAGCCTGTGTTTCATCACAAATATAGTCTTTGAAATTAGCTAAAGCAGCATTTAAAAGGTCTGTTCCTTTTTCAATTTGAAGTAAAATCTTATCTTGAACTTCCAAACCTTCATCTTTACGTAGGTTTTGAATACGATTTACCAAATCTCTAGCAACTCCTTCTTGACGCAACTCATCAGTAAGATTTACATCCAAAGCTACCGTAATTCCGTTTTCACTCATTACTACCCAGCCTGCAATATCTTCTGTTCCAATTTCTACATCATCTGGAGTAAGTGGAATAGTTTCACCATCAAGATTCAAAGTAAAGATTCCTGTTTGTTCTAAGGTAGCAATATCTGCTTGTGTCATTTTCTTGACTAACCCTGCAATTTTTGGCATTGCTTTTCCATACTGTCCACCCAATTTTTTGAAATTTGGTTTTATCGTTTTGGTAAGTTTATCAGAATTAGGAGCTAAAAACTCTAATTCTTTTACATTTACTTCTGATAAAATTAATTCCTGTACAGCTTTGATATGATTTTGAGTTGTTTCATCTACAACAGCAACCATAATTTTTTGCAATGGCTGACGAACTCTCATTTGATTTTTCTTTCTCAATGCATGTGTCATTGATGAAATTTGTTGAGCCAATTCCATTTGAGCTTCTAAAGCTTTATTAATTAATTTAGAATCAGAAATAGGGAAATCAGCCAAATGAACTGAGATAGTATTTTCATTTCCTATTTCTGCATTTTCTGCTGCCTCATCTACTTTTTTCAAATTGCGATATATAAAATCACTATAAAAAGGAGCAATTGGCGAAGCTAATAAAGCAATTGTTTCCAAACATGTATAAAGTGTTTGATAAGCTGCAATCTTGTCTTCTACTAATTCTGCTTTCCAAAAACGTTTTCTATTCAAACGAACATACCAGTTTGAAAGGTCGCTAGTAACAAATTTTGACATGGCACGAGCCGCTTTTGTTGGCTCATATTCTGCAAAATCAATATCTACTTCAGCTATCAAAGAATGAAGTTTTGAGATAACCCAACGGTCGCTTTCTGGTCGTTTCTCAATTGGAATAAGATTATTTTCATCAAAATCAAAATCATCCAAATTTGCATATAAAGCAAAGAACGAATATGTATTTTGAAGTGTATTAAAAAACTTACGTTGAACTTCTGTAACACCATCTTCATTGAATTTCAAACTATCCCAAGGATTTGAGTTTTCAATTAAATACCAACGAGTTGGGTCAGCACCAAATTTATCTAATGTTTCAAATGGATCAACAGTATTGCCTTTAGATTTTGACATTTTATTGCCTTTTTTATCCAAAACAAGTCCATTTGAAATTACATTTTTATAGGCTACCGAATCAAAAAGCATGGTAGAAATAGCGTGCAAAGTAAAGAACCAACCACGAGTTTGATCGACACCTTCTGCAATAAAATCAGCAGGGTAAGATTCTTTGAGTGTATCTTCTTGCTCAAATGGATAATGCCATTGTGCATACGGCATTGCACCCGAATCAAACCAAACATCAATTAAATCTAATTCTCTAGTCAGTTTTGTTTTTCCTTTTACAAGCGTAATATCATCTACATACGGACGGTGCAAATCAGCTTTATTAGCCATAAATTTTTCTAAAAAGCCACGATTTTTCTTGACTTCTTCTGTACTCAATATTTTCGAATCATTTGCTTCTTGTATTCCTGCAATAAGGTCAGCAATAGAACCAATACAAGTTTCTTCTGTTCCGTCTTCGCTTCTCCAAATTGGAAGAGGTGTTCCCCAATAACGAGAGCGAGATAAGTTCCAATCAACAAGATTTTCAAGCCAGTTTCCAAAACGCCCTTCGCCTGTACTTGCAGGTTTCCAGTTTATGGTTTTGTTTAGCTCTACCATTTTTTCTTTATAGTCTGTTGTTTTGATAAACCAAGAATCTAATGGATAATACAAAATTGGTTTATCAGTTCTCCAACAATGTGGATAATTGTGTTCGTATTTTTCAGTTTTGAAAGCACGATTTGTAGTTTTTAATTTTACTGCAATACGCAAATCAACAGATTCATAACCTTTTACACTTGTTACTTCATCAGGCTCATATTCTGCCTTAACAGCTTCACCAGCAAAATCAGTAACTTCTTTTACAAAACGTCCTCTTTTGTCCACAAGTGGCATTGGATTTCCGTTTTCATCAGCTACCAAAATAGCAGGAATATTATTTTGTTTGGCAACACGAGCATCATCAGCACCAAAAGTAGGCGAAATATGAACGATTCCTGTTCCATCTTCAGTAGTTACAAAATCTCCTAAAATTACTCTGAATGCTTTTCCATTTGTTTCGTCTGGTTTTACATAAGGCATAAGTTGTTCATACTCCAAACCTTCCAAACGTTCTCCTTTACATTGTTCTAAGATTGTATAAGGATGTTTTCCAGCATGTTTTACCTCATCAAAAATAGCATGGTCAATATATTTTTTCTCATCAAAAACAGTTTTTAATAATGATTTTGCTACATAAACATTGATAGGATGCTTTGTATATTGATTGTGTGTTTCTACTTTTACGTATTCTATATTTTTTCCAACTGCCAAAGCTGAATTTGAAGGAAGCGTCCAAGGCGTTGTTGTCCAAGCCAAAAGAAAATCGTTTGCAGTTCCTTTTATTTTAAATTGGGCTATCATTGACAAATCTTTCACTTCACGATAACATCCTGGTTGATTGATTTCGTGAGAAGAAAGTCCTGTTCCAGCAGCAGGAGAATAGGGCTGAATGCTATATCCTTTGTACAAAAGTCCTTTTTCGTGGAATTGCTTCAATAAATACCAAAGCGTTTCCATATAATTTTTATCGAAGGTAATATAAGGATTGCCCAAATCTACCCAGTAACCCATTTTTGTTGTAATATCGTCCCAAAGTTCTTTGTAACGCATTACTGCTTCTCTACATTTTTGATTATAATCTTCAATCGAAATTGTTTTTCCTATGTCTTCTTTTGTGATCCCTAATTCTTTTTCTACCTGCAATTCAATAGGCAAACCGTGCGTATCCCATCCCCCTTTACGCTTTACTTGAAAGCCTTTAAGAGTTTGATAACGACAAAAAATATCCTTAATAGTACGAGCCATAACGTGGTGAATCCCTGGTTTTCCGTTGGCAGAAGGAGGTCCTTCATAAAACGTAAACGTCGGCTTTCCTTCTCTGTTTTGGACAGAAGCCTCAAAAATTTTGTTCTCATTCCAAAAATGGAGAACATCTTTAGCTACACCTGCGTAACTTATATTTTTTGGTTCGGTATATTTCATTTTATATATATGTTCTAGACTCTTAGGATTTTCAAAAAGTCTAAGAGTCTTTAATAAATGGCTATTCAATTTCAATCAATCCACAAAGGTAAGAAATTGTGAATTAAAAAGATAACGTGCTGGGAAGGGAATTTTATTATCTTGTAACTATAAACAAACCAACAAGTACTATGAAAAAGGTTGTGATATTATATTTTGTTGTATCTGCTCTGATTAGTTGTAAATCTAAAACGAAAAATATAGAAGTTATTTGAATAAAACTACTATCTCTACTGATGCAAGGTTTTACCTTGTGCCTACTATTTCAGCAAGCATAATGCCTGTAAAACGACCAACACAAGATAGAATCTTGCGCTAGAAAATTAAACCGTATAAAGTTGTTTTCAAGAAAAAAATAGATTTATCGAAAAAAATCCATACATTTGTATCGCACACGATTTAATTGCATTAAACTTAACCTCAAACGACTTAAAAAATCATAAAATGAAAACATCAACGGCACAAAATGTATTTAGAATCTTGTTAGTTTTATTTATGTTCTATGCAGGAGTTAGTCATCTGACTTTTAATAGAATTGACTTTCAAGCGCAAGTTCCTGATTGGATTCCTTTTTTTAGTAAAGACTTAGTAGTTATTTTATCAGGAATAGTAGAAATAACTTTGGCACTTGGGTTAGCTTTTTGGAAAAGTAAACGGATTCATTTTGGCTGGGCATTGGCAATTTTTTTTATATTGATTTTTCCAGGTAATATTTCTCAATACTTGGAAAGTAGAGATGCTTTTGGAGCATTAAATTCGGATAAAGCTAGATTGATACGATTGTTTTTTCAACCTGTTTTAATTGCTTGGGCATTGTGGTCTAGTGGAGCTTGGCAAAACTGGAGAGCAAAATAAAATTAAAAAAATAGGAAGGATAGTACAAAAAATATAACTAATGGATGATTCACAGCTAAAACTGAGTAATCAAATTTGTTTTCCTTTATACTCAGTTTCTCGTCTTATCACGAAGGCATATAAGCCTTTTTTGGATAAAATGGAAATTACGTATCCTCAATATTTGGTATTGATGGTACTTTGGGAAAATGATGGAATTACAATAAATCAGATTACAGAAAAATTATTGCTTAATACAAATACACTTTCTCCATTACTTAAAAGAATGGAAAAAATGGAAATTATTGAGCGTAATCGTTCTGAAAAAGATGAGAGAAGTGTTATCATAACACTTACAAAAAAAGGAGAAAATTTGAAAAATCAAGCTTCTTGTATTCCTGATGATATTGCAAAAGTATTAATGACAGAGAATATTCAAGTAGCAGATATAATGAATTTGAAAAATATGTTGAATGAATGGATTCAATTATTATCAGAAAAAAAAGACTAATTTTACTTTATACAAAACTTCAATAAAAAAACAAAATGGAATTATTAGATAAACTCAACTGGAGATATGCTGCAAAAGCAATGAATGGCGAAAAAGTAGCACAAGAAAAAATTGATAATATTATCGAAGCTATTTCTCTTGCTCCTACTTCAAGCGGATTACAACCTTTTGAAGTAATCGTGATTACAAATCAAGAAATTAAAGACAAAATCAGACCTGTAGCTTGGAATCAATCTGTGGTTTCTGATTGTTCACATTTATTTGTTTTTGCAGCTTGGGATACATATACAGCTGAAAGAATCAACAAAATGTTTGATTTGGTAAATGAAGTACGTGGCATAAAAAATGAAGGTTGGGAAAACTATCGTCAAATGTTATTGAGTAGTTATCCACAAAAAGATGCAGAAGTAAACTTCCAACATGCAGCTAGACAAGCCTATATTGCATTCACAGAAGCCCTAACAGCTTGTGCATTTGAAGGTGTAGATTCTACTCCAATGGAAGGATTTGACCCAGAGGCAGTAGATGAAATCTTAGGACTTAAAGAAAAAGGACTTAGAAGTTGTGTGCTTTTGCCAGTTGGTTATAGAAAAACAGAAGAAGATTGGTTGGTAAACTTAAAGAAGGTAAGAAAAAGCAAAGAAGATTTAGTTACACTTATTGACTAATTTTTTATCATTTTAATAAAAATAGAAAAGGTCATAACATCTCGTTATGACCTTTTTTGTGTTTAAATATTTTGATTATTATATTGTAAAAATTTTACTTTTTTTTAACCAAATTTATTTATGAAATATTTATTTTATTCAATTTTAATTTTTGTATTTGCTTCTTGCAATAATAACAGTTCAGAAAACCAAACAGATGAAAAAAGTACTCATTCAGAGCAATCTGAAATTTTATCTGAAAGTGAATCTATTAAAGAAAATACTCCCACAAATACAGAATCTCAAACGCAAAAAACAGAAAAAGAACTAAAAACAGTTGAAGATATTAGAGAAGAATATCAAGTTATTATGTCTAAAATAACAGATGGCAAAATAATTCCATCCTCTTTTGATTATATGTGTAATGAAGAACTTGAAGGAAAATTAACTTATTTTTCAGAAAATGGGGAGCTTCGCAGAATTGTACGTCAAAGTGGATATGACCATGGAGAGCTAATACGAGAAATTTTTTTAAAGGATAATAAACCTTTTTTTATTTTTCATCACATGGAAAGCTGGAGTTTTGATGTAGAAGCAAATCAAGAACACGCCATCAGGAAAGAAATAACAGAAAAACGTTTTTATATTGCTGATAATAAATTGATAAAATGTCTTGAAAAAGAATTTGTGAATCGTTCTGCTGCTAAAAATAATCCTGTTTCTGTGAATATACCAAACAAGGATGTTGAATGTTCTGGTCTCTCTGATTTAATGACAGAATATGAATTGGTTTTGAAATATAAAAATCAAACCGAAAAAATGGGATGTTTGGAATAATAAAATTTAAAATAACAGCATTGAACATTTCAGAATTGAAAAATAACCAATGCTATTATTTTGATAAAATTTCTACATAATATGAGCAAAAGTTTCTTTTAAAACACCTTCCATATTTTCTAATTTTACCATATTAGGGCCATCGGATAATGCATTATCAGGGTTTGGATGAGTTTCCATAAAAAATCCTTTTACTCCCATTGCTGCTGCTGCTTTTGCAAAATAAGGAATATACTCCCTATTTCCTCCAGTTGTTCCGTTGTTTGCACTTGGCTTTTGAACCGAATGTGTTACATCCATCACAACAGGATAACCCATTTCTTGCATATCAATAATATTTCTAAAATCTACTACAAGATTATGATTTCCAAAACTTGTTCCACGTTCTGTAAGCATAATTTGTTTGTTTCCTGTGCTTTCTACTTTTTTAGCAGGATAAATCATATCTCTACCAGTCAAAAATTGCGCTTTTTTGATATTTACAATCTTTCCTGTTTCGCCAGATTTTAAAAGCAAATCTGTTTGACGACACAAAAAAGCAGGAATTTGAAGAATATCAACCACTTCAGCAGCAATCTCAGCCTGATAGGCTTCATGAATATCTGTTGTAACAGGAATTTGATATTTTGCTTTTATTTTGGCGATTGCTTCTAATCCTTTTTCTAAACCAGGCCCTCTGTAAGAATCCATTGAAGTACGATTTGCTTTATCAAAAGAGGCTTTAAAAATGTAAAGAAAACCCATTTTTTTAGAAAGCTCAACCATTTTTTCGGCTACTTCAAAGAGAAGTTCTTCATTTTCAATTACACAAGGACCAGCAATTAGGAAAGTTTCTTTTTGAAGGCGTTCGTAGAGTGTCATAATTTTGTTTTTGAGAGTTGATTCAATAAGTACAAAAATACATATTCGTTGGATATATTTTACTATGAATCAATTTGAGAATTTTATTTATTTGGAATTTTATAATATGAACGAAAATAGAAGGGCTTATTTTTAGACAATTTCTATATTCTTATATAGAAACAAACCAAATTCTCTACTTGTTTTATTCCAATCACACATTACATTTCCCAAATGTTCGAATCCAAGTTTTAAAAGGTGTTTGTGGCGAGTTTCGACTGCGCTAGTAAGGGCAAACTTAATTTGTAGATTTTCCGACAAAAATTTTTTTCTTATTTTATCTAATTCTATTCGAAGCCCTTTTTTTCTATAATCTGGATGAACAACAAGCCTGCTCCAATAAACAAAAGGTCTTTCAAGTGGTAATAGAAAAATATGGTCTTCAAATTCTCCATCAGTTTCTTCCAAACTTTCAAGAATAACAAGCCGAGCTGATGCCACAATTTGATTATTATCCATGATTACCCAATGAAAAACACCTTCTTTTTCATCCAAATCATCTGACCAACCATTTGGATATACTGTTTTATTTACATGTGCCAATTGTTCAGAATTTTCATAAGCATTTACTCGCAAATCATAAATTTCTTGAAGTCGTGATTTATCAGAAAGTAATTTTACTTTTAAATTGCTATCCATTTTTTAAGTGATTTTTTAATAGTTTTCTTAGAGACTAAATAGTAATCATTATGAATTTTAATTCATATCTATACTGAACTAATTTTGGTTTTAGAATAAATAAACCTGTCAGACACTTTCAAAAGTGTCAGTACAGTTTAGAAACAAACTATCTGACACCTTTGAAGGTGTACTGATAGTGCCACAATTTCTAAAACCACTTCTTAACTAGTATAACAACAGAACATGTTCGTAAAAAAAGATGAATTTATTCTGTAATGTTTATTTCTTTGGAAACGAGCTTTTACATCTCTGAGAAAACATTTTACGATATTAATTTCTAATATAAAAAAAACGCCTATCAATTAAAATAGACGTTTCAATAATAACTTAGGAATAGCCTTTGTTAAAAATTTTTCTGAATAAAAGCAAGATTAGACAATATCTACATTTTCTGCTTGAGGTCCTTTTTGTCCCTCTGTAACATCAAATTTTACTTTTTGACCTTCAGTTAATGTTCTCACACCTTCTGAAATAATAGCTCTGAAATGCACAAAGATATCAGCACCTCCATTATCTTGTATAATAAAACCAAATCCTTTCTCTTCGTTGAACCATTTTACAGTTCCTGTAACTTGTGGCATAATAATAAAAATACTTTAATTGTTAAAAAATAAAAAGACGTTTTTTGTTGATTTTACGTCAAAAAAAGAGCTATATAAAACCTTTTGCATCTGCTTGATTTATCCAACTAGCTTTTTCAAAACCAATTTATAAAAAAAAAATTAATAAGTCCATAGACAACCTTCAAATTCAATCAATTTTTCTTCATATTGCATAGATTTTATAATAGCTTTTCTTTTTGTGGCATATTGGTCTTCAAAATAGTCATCTTTAAAATTATCATATTTGACGATATAAC contains:
- a CDS encoding sulfatase-like hydrolase/transferase — translated: MKFSSLLLFSVLFLILLSCKKEENTTTIIASDTPNILFIIADDMGKDATNGFSEGIIKPNTPTIDNIKNTGLSFSNFWVAPTCSPTRAATITGKYGYQTGVKWAGDVLSNSETVLQKYINDQTNNQYATAVIGKWHLAGSNTTFNPENFGIDYYAGMMSGTAQSYYNWDYTENGTTTTETEYITEKFTNLAIDWVNQQDKPWFLWLAYTAPHTPFHAPPTEMHSQGNLPPYTNSSNPIPYYMAAIETMDYQIDRLLSELSEEEKANTIIIFIGDNGTPNQVAQTPYSSRTTKGTLYEGGINCPLFVTGKGVSRTGTDTNLINTTDLFATIAQIAGSNTSEINDSKSFNSLFTSASTHREYIYSEMNDGTDDIWAIRNQKYKIIANNSGSIEMYNLEIDPYENTNLLLTSLSDEENTAKNNLEIKLNQIRN
- a CDS encoding S41 family peptidase, giving the protein MKNILFTIFALFLLSFSLFAQKSIDDSFSQKKMHKDLKLFRDIREKANSGLYKYRSKNEIDSIYNWAENEIKNSSTYRDFYNIIWKLTDFEGSLHNGLNLPKKVNASVKAEKTGYFPFPVKLIEGKLRMNMDSTQIPLGAEILSINNTPIEKVLPNLHKYYTTDGFNKTGKAIGINGSFSYYYRLHYGKQEQFLVAYKTSNEILTQTIQSVSYKKRRENFIKKRHSLSYDKNSYSDIEKNEFYYFEMLENDIAKLTLNTFAIGGNAQDPIHIRYTEFLDSVFTLLKEKKVNNLIVDIRDNGGGTDPNDLVTYSYLSSRNFMENTEAWISFRKIPYWKHIKGEIAFYKKPILKMLYNKELKKIFPLEKEGKYYEDSTSDDHQVRMPKQNAFTGKVYLMISPRVASAGSLFAAMSASEENTIVVGEETQGGYYGHNGHIPLNYTLSKSKLKMFFSIVNLEQDVPKKDNQPIGSGIMPDYEITQSYQDFIKNEDTQLNYVLEFIEKK
- a CDS encoding AraC family transcriptional regulator, with product MMSIKKIDSLDNFEILSIHNQKKDFPRHFHETFCISLIEQGIEVTDTNDSILYSEKGSISITNPYEVHANPLLNKDTPISFTTLYVSQEVVNFCLKEKNVKFQNSQLFQPSLIPLFYEVKNSLNNNNPNLIQKNLGNLFNLLKKSSDIDDRNRFKNDFSKWEKIVLFIDHNLEEKLSIDGLAYFMNMEKFGFARQFRSKFGMSPINYVLMKKVFAAKKQINHHSELTALAYQFGFADQAHFSKTFKRFIGIAPNEYKKTLK
- a CDS encoding tetratricopeptide repeat protein; translation: MKNILLSLFIIGFLFCSCKEEVKEDLLTKAWEEINNENYQLAEEYCNRILSSSDTLPVDSLKEIYLARHSARVMQDKWQLCLEDCQKMIELGDTSNSTKSMLGQAHYFLKNYDTAIELYKGLIDSDLKDLEANFQIGDIYRLKNETDSAYKYYTASIEKRPINNALAYNRRGRLYSEDKLYKEALLDFDSAISQLEGSEHQCLAYTLRGEVYYQLEEIDKALRDFDNSIELCQDLVSPYYHKGFIYAQQNQKSAALENYKKAVDLDSTRLDIYWNMSRIYKKLGNKQELIYCYSAILKQEPANYSALELRGFIYSHLGDYESAIKDFDKIINADIEETDKDQTYELRGIVYLRLDKDEQACNDFYKSVSLGNKEAQRRIDLVCK